A single region of the Chryseobacterium culicis genome encodes:
- a CDS encoding HD domain-containing protein, with protein sequence MSVNRMKEVAGIMIPDSKIATEATELLLEHGTEFIYNHSLRVFLFSSLNAKRENKVHDSELLYVASVFHDLGLVSHYSSPDLRFEVDGANAARDFLKGHGIAQDKLQLVWDTIALHTTIGIAEHKENEVALMYSGVGLDVMGEGYENLSTEHREEIIKAFPRNDFKKKIIPTFFGGFEHKTETTFGNIKADVCAFMIPNFERKNFCDCILHSPWSE encoded by the coding sequence ATGTCAGTAAATCGTATGAAAGAAGTAGCCGGAATCATGATCCCGGACAGTAAAATTGCAACAGAAGCCACAGAACTTCTGTTAGAACACGGAACAGAATTTATCTACAATCATTCTCTTCGTGTTTTTCTATTTTCCTCATTAAATGCAAAACGTGAAAACAAAGTTCATGATTCTGAGCTGTTGTATGTAGCCTCAGTATTTCATGATCTGGGGCTTGTCTCTCATTACAGCAGTCCTGATCTGAGATTTGAGGTAGATGGAGCCAATGCAGCAAGAGACTTTTTGAAAGGACATGGGATTGCTCAGGATAAACTTCAGCTCGTTTGGGATACCATTGCTCTTCACACCACTATCGGTATTGCAGAACATAAAGAGAATGAAGTCGCCTTAATGTATTCAGGAGTAGGACTGGACGTGATGGGAGAAGGTTATGAAAACCTGAGTACAGAACATCGTGAAGAGATTATAAAAGCTTTTCCGAGAAATGATTTTAAAAAGAAAATTATTCCCACTTTTTTCGGAGGCTTTGAACATAAAACAGAAACCACTTTTGGAAACATAAAAGCAGATGTCTGTGCCTTTATGATCCCGAATTTTGAAAGGAAAAATTTCTGTGACTGTATTTTGCATTCTCCTTGGTCTGAATAA
- a CDS encoding MFS transporter, with amino-acid sequence MNTYPKRWQALNFLIAGAFLSPLDYFIVNMALPSIKKAFNASDHELQMVIAIYGLTYAALVVCGGRLGDIYGRKKVFISGLYTFLFSSLACAFSPDVTWLIIFRMFQGVGASLLAPQVLASIKDLFSSQEQPKAVSLFSSVFGLASVVGQLFGGVLLSMQWGHFSWEMVFLVNVPITVICILGIHFTMEDRNKKEQTGIDFIGALLLILALLMLICPLIFGQKFEWAWWIFGVLLAGILLLISFLRYEKKQLQKNRPILIDPALLQQKPFALSLLIIFFYNFTAGLFICYPYYLQQFLHQNSMQTGLAIVPYGLAFFLGPLVTSKIKLTTYKMMYTGLGLLMTGFLISAAAFYVQQKPSFITHITLFIAGFGHGTIMPVMMRTAISLVSKEKAGQASGLISIGIQIGSVTGGAVIGTLFFNLIKILGFNEAFVIAVGMIGVFQLTGIWAGSRLRKIID; translated from the coding sequence ATGAACACATATCCGAAACGGTGGCAGGCACTCAATTTTCTGATCGCGGGTGCGTTTCTTTCACCCCTGGATTATTTTATTGTTAATATGGCATTACCTTCTATTAAAAAAGCTTTCAATGCCAGTGATCATGAGCTTCAAATGGTCATTGCCATTTATGGACTCACCTATGCTGCGCTTGTTGTTTGCGGCGGACGGCTGGGTGATATTTACGGACGTAAGAAGGTATTTATTTCGGGATTATATACTTTCCTTTTTTCATCCCTAGCCTGTGCTTTTTCTCCGGATGTTACATGGCTCATTATCTTCAGAATGTTCCAGGGCGTTGGGGCATCACTTTTGGCTCCTCAGGTATTAGCTTCCATAAAAGATCTTTTCAGCAGTCAGGAACAGCCTAAAGCTGTAAGTCTTTTCAGTTCTGTATTTGGTCTTGCATCAGTAGTTGGGCAATTGTTCGGTGGAGTTCTCTTAAGCATGCAATGGGGACATTTTTCGTGGGAAATGGTATTTCTTGTGAATGTACCCATTACTGTTATCTGTATTCTGGGAATTCATTTTACGATGGAAGACCGTAATAAAAAGGAACAGACAGGTATTGATTTTATAGGAGCTTTATTGTTGATTCTGGCATTGCTTATGCTCATCTGCCCTCTTATTTTCGGACAGAAATTCGAATGGGCATGGTGGATTTTCGGGGTTCTTCTTGCAGGAATTTTATTATTAATTTCATTTCTACGCTATGAGAAGAAACAATTGCAAAAAAACCGTCCGATACTTATAGATCCGGCATTGCTGCAACAGAAACCCTTTGCATTAAGCCTTCTGATTATTTTCTTTTATAATTTCACAGCAGGTTTATTTATCTGCTACCCTTATTATCTTCAGCAGTTTCTCCATCAAAACTCCATGCAGACAGGTCTGGCTATAGTTCCTTATGGACTTGCCTTTTTCCTGGGACCTTTGGTGACTTCAAAAATAAAACTGACAACCTACAAAATGATGTATACAGGATTAGGATTGTTGATGACAGGGTTTCTGATAAGTGCAGCAGCATTTTATGTTCAGCAAAAACCATCTTTTATTACCCATATTACCTTATTTATTGCAGGGTTTGGGCATGGTACTATTATGCCGGTCATGATGCGGACAGCCATTTCATTGGTTTCTAAAGAAAAAGCCGGACAGGCTTCGGGATTGATAAGCATAGGCATTCAGATTGGAAGTGTCACCGGAGGAGCTGTCATTGGAACATTATTTTTTAATCTGATAAAAATTCTGGGATTCAATGAAGCATTTGTAATCGCTGTAGGAATGATTGGTGTTTTTCAACTCACTGGAATATGGGCAGGAAGCAGATTAAGGAAAATCATTGATTAA
- a CDS encoding AraC family transcriptional regulator has translation MKGMHLEGIEVREIQLKEEEMMFRTKTFLSFVYIVKGEGTLMYDERNINFSQGKLFIIPEQEVYRFESKAARLISIQCPVEFIDKIRLEADRIESCENLYKLQYISNNYHARAGCVFRNKNDEHFAETLILQIVNEFNNKADDYLIIRNCMSILLNLIARNIIQSETSDLQENRKAFSIMKIIAYIQQNIKDREKTGIQKIAEHFGISGNYFGEYFKQQTGTSYQDYLLDYRLKLVETYLKYSSVRLSEIAYELQFSDESHLSKLFKKHRGVTPGEYRKKFK, from the coding sequence ATGAAAGGAATGCATCTTGAAGGGATTGAAGTAAGAGAGATACAACTGAAAGAAGAAGAGATGATGTTCAGAACAAAGACTTTTCTTTCATTCGTTTATATTGTCAAAGGAGAAGGAACGCTTATGTATGATGAGCGGAATATTAATTTCTCTCAGGGTAAGCTTTTCATTATTCCGGAGCAGGAAGTGTATCGTTTTGAAAGCAAAGCTGCCCGGCTTATCAGTATTCAGTGTCCGGTTGAGTTTATTGATAAAATCCGGTTGGAAGCTGATCGTATTGAAAGCTGTGAGAATTTGTATAAGTTGCAGTATATCAGTAATAATTATCACGCAAGGGCAGGATGTGTCTTCAGAAATAAAAACGATGAACATTTTGCAGAAACTCTTATTCTGCAGATCGTCAATGAATTTAACAATAAAGCAGATGATTATCTTATTATCCGCAACTGTATGTCCATCCTTCTCAATCTGATTGCAAGAAATATTATTCAGAGTGAAACTTCTGATCTCCAGGAAAACCGGAAAGCTTTTTCCATCATGAAGATCATCGCTTATATTCAGCAGAATATAAAGGATCGTGAGAAAACAGGAATTCAGAAGATTGCTGAACATTTTGGAATTTCCGGGAATTATTTCGGAGAATATTTCAAACAACAAACAGGGACCTCCTATCAGGATTATCTGTTGGATTACAGACTAAAGCTGGTGGAAACCTATTTGAAATACAGCAGTGTCCGTCTAAGTGAAATTGCTTATGAACTTCAGTTCAGTGATGAAAGCCATCTTTCCAAACTTTTTAAAAAACACAGAGGAGTAACGCCTGGTGAGTATAGGAAAAAATTCAAATAA
- a CDS encoding MarR family winged helix-turn-helix transcriptional regulator yields MDFDFIRELGYKALDSRLKRISDRMSHDVRKFYKEFGIDVEPNWYLVFMLLKRKGEISITDIAEPLGYSHPSVVVIVKKMNENGYLMIRKDSVDKRKQIISLSPKAIEKLPQLEQIWDSCEKAILKVLSEDLAIFTYLDRIDQELKNESFHHRFKQEYLKSTQS; encoded by the coding sequence ATGGATTTTGACTTTATTAGAGAACTAGGGTATAAGGCTTTAGATAGTCGGTTGAAAAGAATCAGCGACAGAATGTCTCATGATGTTCGTAAATTTTATAAAGAATTTGGGATCGATGTAGAACCGAATTGGTATCTGGTGTTTATGCTGCTGAAAAGGAAGGGTGAAATTTCAATTACTGATATTGCCGAACCACTAGGGTATTCTCATCCTTCCGTTGTGGTGATCGTCAAAAAAATGAATGAAAATGGTTATCTCATGATCAGAAAAGACAGTGTGGATAAACGGAAGCAGATCATTTCATTGTCTCCCAAAGCCATTGAAAAGCTCCCTCAGCTGGAGCAGATCTGGGACAGCTGTGAAAAAGCAATCCTGAAGGTTTTATCTGAAGATCTGGCCATTTTTACTTATCTGGATCGTATTGATCAGGAACTGAAAAACGAATCTTTTCATCATCGTTTTAAACAAGAATATTTAAAATCAACTCAATCATGA
- a CDS encoding cryptochrome/photolyase family protein, which produces MKNTITLFWFRRDLRLEDNIGLHHALQSDTPVMPVFIFDTDILEKLEDKEDRRVDYIHQALTDINISLEKYHSKVNTYYGKPIEIFRKLCEEYTIEGVFCNRDYEPQAIERDKEVYYFFKEKNIPFKAYKDQVIFDKDQIIKKDGSPYTVYTPFAKKWRETLTPEHYKPVESSFTNLFPQEYTDILTLKEIGFRKTEINFTHPVLNASIIDHYDQFRDYPALQHTTQLGIALRFGTISIRKCVAFALKHNAVWLSELVWREFFMQILYHFPQVVHQSFKKQYDNINWRNNEEEFKHWCEGTTGYPIVDAGMRELNQTGYMHNRVRMIVASFLCKHLLIDWRWGEAYFALKLNDYDLSANNGNWQWAAGSGCDAAPYFRVFNPTAQVEKFDKDLLYIKKWLPEWNTSAYPSPIVEHPFARERALSEYKKALT; this is translated from the coding sequence ATGAAAAATACAATCACTCTCTTTTGGTTCAGACGTGATTTGAGATTGGAAGACAATATCGGACTTCACCATGCACTCCAATCTGATACTCCTGTAATGCCTGTATTTATCTTTGATACTGATATTCTCGAAAAACTGGAAGATAAGGAAGACCGCAGGGTGGATTATATTCACCAGGCTTTGACGGATATCAATATTTCATTGGAAAAATACCATTCAAAAGTGAATACTTACTATGGCAAACCTATAGAAATATTCAGAAAACTGTGCGAAGAATATACTATTGAAGGTGTTTTTTGCAACAGAGATTATGAACCTCAGGCCATTGAACGAGATAAGGAAGTCTATTATTTTTTCAAAGAAAAGAATATTCCCTTCAAAGCCTATAAAGATCAGGTAATTTTTGATAAGGATCAGATTATTAAAAAAGATGGCTCACCCTATACTGTTTACACTCCTTTTGCAAAGAAATGGAGGGAAACCTTAACTCCTGAACATTATAAACCTGTAGAGTCCAGCTTTACAAACCTTTTCCCACAGGAATATACAGACATTCTTACCCTAAAGGAGATTGGTTTCAGAAAAACGGAAATTAACTTTACCCATCCTGTTCTGAATGCTTCAATTATAGATCATTATGATCAATTTCGTGATTATCCGGCCTTACAGCATACAACCCAATTGGGAATTGCTTTACGTTTTGGAACCATCAGCATCAGGAAATGTGTGGCCTTTGCCCTGAAACATAATGCTGTATGGCTTTCAGAATTGGTCTGGCGTGAGTTTTTTATGCAGATTTTATATCATTTTCCGCAGGTGGTTCATCAGTCTTTTAAAAAGCAGTATGATAATATTAACTGGCGGAATAACGAAGAAGAATTTAAACATTGGTGTGAAGGAACTACAGGCTACCCAATTGTAGATGCCGGAATGAGAGAATTGAATCAGACTGGTTATATGCATAATCGTGTACGAATGATTGTGGCGAGTTTCTTATGTAAACATTTGCTGATAGACTGGCGTTGGGGAGAAGCCTATTTTGCTTTAAAACTTAATGATTATGATTTGTCTGCAAACAATGGAAACTGGCAGTGGGCAGCAGGTTCCGGCTGTGATGCTGCTCCTTATTTCAGAGTTTTTAATCCGACGGCTCAGGTTGAAAAGTTTGATAAAGACTTATTGTATATCAAAAAGTGGCTTCCGGAATGGAATACCTCAGCATATCCTTCCCCAATCGTCGAACACCCCTTTGCTCGTGAAAGAGCCTTATCTGAATACAAAAAGGCATTGACATAA
- a CDS encoding ABC transporter ATP-binding protein codes for MLKTINLHKKYNDFTALHSLNLEVKKGEIFALLGQNGAGKSTTINILLGLIKATSGDAFIHDISVKDQPQKIKKHLAYIPETVLLYPHLTGLENLDFFSKIAGFNYEKEELSALLMRTGLQETAHHKALGGYSKGMRQKVGIAIALAKDAKVLLLDEPTSGLDPIATAEFTEIVRQLGKEGRTILMATHDIFNAVSVATNIGIMKQGELVQNLPSKAFTAQELQELYLKTI; via the coding sequence ATGTTAAAAACGATCAACCTACATAAAAAATACAATGATTTTACAGCACTTCATTCTCTTAATCTGGAAGTAAAGAAAGGGGAAATCTTTGCGCTACTCGGGCAAAACGGAGCAGGTAAAAGTACAACCATCAATATTCTTCTTGGGCTTATTAAAGCCACTTCCGGAGATGCCTTCATTCATGATATTTCCGTAAAAGATCAGCCTCAGAAAATAAAAAAACATCTGGCATATATTCCTGAAACAGTGCTTTTATATCCTCATCTTACCGGATTGGAGAATCTCGATTTTTTCTCCAAAATTGCCGGATTTAATTATGAAAAAGAAGAGCTTTCCGCATTACTTATGCGTACAGGATTACAAGAGACAGCGCACCACAAAGCCCTGGGAGGATATTCAAAAGGGATGCGACAAAAAGTAGGTATTGCTATTGCCCTTGCCAAAGATGCAAAAGTACTTCTTCTGGATGAGCCTACCAGCGGACTGGATCCCATAGCAACAGCAGAGTTTACCGAAATTGTTCGTCAGCTGGGGAAAGAAGGCAGAACTATTTTAATGGCTACTCATGATATTTTCAATGCAGTAAGTGTAGCCACCAATATCGGAATTATGAAACAGGGAGAACTGGTGCAAAACCTGCCTTCCAAAGCTTTTACTGCTCAGGAATTACAGGAGCTGTATCTGAAAACGATTTAA
- a CDS encoding DUF3526 domain-containing protein: MNRYLYTQFYRNKAYIIALLFLFMAGIMAIYTGKKFLDRNEDIISKSEAFQKESIQRNIKFHKDDLGLVLYYIKFNLVNETPRLAALNIGMRDLNPSIQGVTIRNLEEQRYNSDFYNPANAAVGNFDFSFVVVFLFPLVIVAFCYNLISEEEERGTWKLLSVQSGNLQKLLDHKMLIRLLAVTAVYLALMIIASVWIKIPLDLYYIAFLISGWLYLLFWFALCRWVISFRKSSAQNALILLIVWVGINFIIPMSSNILIQKIYPVNESLKAVMEQREGYHNKWDEAKLPTMEKFYKAYPQYRNFTVEENDTFTWTWYYAMQHMGDLESAASSEQYTEKMQKRNQAAVYLGYFLPNLHTQLVESHLAKTDIDNNLQYASSLKKFHEKKRLYFYPLIFSGQTAEPINWGQQTIQVFKLSAPIQWIQILLPYLIFITLFIILSQYKYRKLC, encoded by the coding sequence ATGAATCGTTATTTATATACCCAATTTTACCGTAACAAGGCTTATATCATTGCATTGTTGTTTTTATTCATGGCTGGGATCATGGCTATTTATACCGGAAAGAAATTTCTGGATCGGAACGAAGATATCATTTCCAAAAGTGAAGCATTTCAAAAAGAAAGCATTCAACGGAATATAAAATTCCATAAAGATGATCTGGGACTGGTTCTTTACTACATCAAATTTAATCTAGTGAATGAAACTCCCAGACTTGCCGCTTTAAATATCGGAATGCGGGATTTAAACCCATCTATCCAAGGGGTAACCATCCGAAATCTGGAGGAACAACGCTACAATTCTGATTTTTATAATCCTGCCAATGCAGCCGTTGGAAATTTTGACTTTAGTTTTGTTGTTGTTTTCCTTTTTCCTCTGGTGATTGTGGCGTTTTGTTATAATCTGATTTCTGAGGAAGAAGAAAGAGGAACCTGGAAATTGCTTTCGGTACAAAGCGGAAATTTACAAAAGCTTCTGGATCATAAGATGCTTATCCGCCTTTTGGCCGTTACTGCGGTATATCTGGCATTAATGATCATCGCCTCAGTTTGGATAAAAATACCTTTGGATCTGTATTATATTGCTTTTCTTATCAGCGGATGGCTTTATCTTCTGTTCTGGTTTGCCTTATGCAGATGGGTTATTTCTTTCCGAAAATCATCAGCTCAGAATGCTTTAATCCTTCTGATTGTATGGGTGGGGATTAACTTTATTATTCCGATGAGCAGTAATATTCTGATACAAAAGATATACCCTGTTAACGAATCTCTTAAAGCGGTAATGGAACAGAGAGAAGGTTATCACAATAAATGGGATGAAGCTAAGCTCCCTACCATGGAAAAATTTTACAAAGCATATCCTCAATACAGAAATTTCACCGTAGAAGAAAATGACACGTTCACCTGGACATGGTATTACGCCATGCAGCATATGGGAGATCTTGAATCTGCAGCATCTTCTGAACAGTATACAGAAAAAATGCAAAAACGAAATCAGGCTGCAGTTTATTTAGGTTATTTCCTTCCCAATCTTCATACCCAGCTTGTAGAAAGCCATCTGGCAAAAACGGATATCGATAATAATCTGCAATATGCCTCTTCACTCAAAAAATTCCATGAGAAAAAACGATTGTACTTCTACCCTCTTATTTTTTCAGGACAGACGGCAGAACCTATCAACTGGGGACAGCAAACCATACAGGTATTCAAATTATCTGCACCTATCCAATGGATACAGATTCTTCTGCCATACCTCATCTTCATCACTCTATTCATTATCCTTTCACAATACAAATACAGAAAACTATGTTAA
- a CDS encoding ABC transporter permease, translated as MAISNLQLVVRKTWQDLFKGKQSLLTMITVLLFCLLSISIGYAKYTDSFSKIKEYRKEVRESWEHRPDKHPHRMAHYGYLVFRIGHPLNIFDNGLDDYLGNVIFLEAHKQNTANLSEAGSSGTLVRFGAFSSAFILQSIVPLIILFLGFGLIVQERENATLKIISVQGASGRDIVWGKVIGLWLFSLCFLIPVIPVVLAATLLSETTDSADILIRLALILPAYMIYYFFISALTIIVSANHKSTSSALISLIGFWLLFIIVLPKGIQFAAQNLYPAPSRIAFETTLEKDILKSGDSHNPDDPHFKKIKDSLLEKYKVKTTNELPFNYGGFVMKEGEKISSQIYIRHQKELQTIYNKQQNLTDISGLINPAIAIKNFSMIATGTDFFSYTQFQKQAEEYRYQMAQHLNDLQIEHISNVKPENGGPPAVIDKDNWEKFPDFEYQYTPVLYSLKEQPIPVAALVLWLAVCVIAIEISGRKLKLI; from the coding sequence ATGGCAATTTCAAACTTACAACTGGTGGTGAGAAAAACCTGGCAGGATTTGTTTAAAGGAAAACAAAGCCTCCTCACCATGATTACTGTTCTCCTATTCTGCCTGTTGAGCATCAGCATAGGATATGCAAAATACACTGATTCCTTTTCAAAAATAAAAGAATACCGGAAAGAAGTACGGGAAAGCTGGGAACACAGACCTGACAAGCATCCGCACCGTATGGCTCATTATGGCTATCTGGTTTTCAGAATTGGACATCCTTTGAATATTTTTGATAATGGATTGGACGATTATCTTGGGAATGTCATATTCCTGGAAGCCCATAAACAGAATACAGCGAACCTTTCAGAAGCCGGAAGTTCAGGAACTTTGGTCAGATTTGGAGCTTTCAGCAGTGCTTTTATTCTGCAGAGCATTGTTCCTTTGATTATCCTTTTCTTAGGATTTGGGTTGATTGTACAGGAACGTGAGAATGCCACATTAAAAATCATCAGCGTACAGGGAGCTTCAGGAAGAGATATTGTCTGGGGGAAAGTCATAGGACTGTGGCTTTTTTCTTTATGCTTCCTGATTCCGGTGATTCCTGTTGTTCTGGCAGCTACACTTCTCTCAGAAACTACTGATTCTGCTGATATTTTAATAAGGCTTGCATTGATATTGCCTGCTTATATGATCTATTATTTTTTTATCAGCGCTTTGACCATTATTGTTTCGGCGAACCATAAAAGTACTTCTTCAGCATTGATCAGCCTTATAGGTTTCTGGCTTCTTTTCATTATTGTTTTGCCTAAGGGAATTCAGTTTGCCGCCCAGAACCTTTATCCCGCACCTTCCCGTATTGCTTTTGAAACTACGCTGGAAAAGGATATTTTAAAATCAGGAGACAGCCACAATCCTGATGATCCGCATTTTAAGAAGATTAAAGATTCTTTATTGGAAAAGTATAAGGTAAAAACAACCAATGAGCTTCCTTTCAACTATGGTGGATTTGTGATGAAGGAAGGGGAAAAAATAAGTTCACAGATTTATATCAGACATCAAAAAGAATTGCAGACCATTTACAACAAACAACAAAACCTTACTGATATTTCAGGACTGATTAATCCGGCCATTGCTATTAAAAACTTTTCTATGATTGCTACAGGTACAGATTTCTTCTCCTATACCCAATTTCAAAAACAGGCAGAAGAATACCGCTATCAGATGGCTCAGCATTTAAATGACCTGCAAATTGAACATATCAGCAATGTAAAGCCTGAAAATGGAGGGCCACCCGCTGTAATCGACAAAGATAACTGGGAAAAATTCCCGGATTTTGAATATCAATATACTCCTGTTTTGTACAGTCTGAAAGAACAGCCAATTCCTGTTGCTGCATTGGTTCTATGGCTGGCTGTATGTGTTATTGCAATTGAAATAAGTGGAAGAAAATTAAAACTCATCTAA
- a CDS encoding TonB-dependent siderophore receptor, producing MGIFIARTSLFMTTNNFNYSGIIHCISQNSVKLFSVSFLTSSSFLYAQSHSEDSLSTVVQTVEIIGRKSKDYTSDYSFAATKIAMKNKDLPLTLNTVTKELITDRQAFQLGDVMRNVNGVSPSSYYNQYNIRGISQNEEGQIINGMRTRQYYFLQPMTSNIERVEIFKGPASITMSSVDPGGTINMVTKKPLSNPRHEISLSGGSFDTYRVTTDLTGPLNKSKTLLYRFNGAYQNAHSFRDHVKNSGILLSPSITFVPNEKTSVNVEMIFNDLYGNLDRGQPIFGAVAGKTDLYSTPRTLNLGAPDDFFKTRELIIMGSVAHHFNPSISFNASYMKQYWRENLQEHRTTNSFVPDMNNNPVSSLAMMQFVQRKQNWATDNINAYFNFKFKTGSVQHQALIGYDSQIWEKRKGGQQNAARGFLLKNGSVVSSYNPAKASEYQTTNYNGTLIPKPNVTPFDLNPGAENYQGTDFNTLNVITPLPSALTTTHAAYIQHLFTWKKFKILSGIRHEWFQDITNFKESNESSFQNNKLLYRFGITYSITDNINLYGTFLTGYQPQSNTVTLMPNTSSLTGSAARFKPLTSDLKELGIKAQLFGRISLNLAVYEINQRNLIINANNPSEPDELIQRGADRSRGFEAEFSGHILPQWHIYGGYSYIDAKILDDTHLDLVGKRKENTSKNSVNIWTRYNFSNIELIKDFGIGAGMLYQSSKVPWFTRSFELPEYTTIDAALYYTPAKSVQLAFNLNNITNKVYWIGAQNYLRLFPGTPRNYLLTATYKF from the coding sequence ATGGGCATTTTCATCGCCCGTACATCCCTTTTCATGACTACCAATAATTTTAATTATTCGGGAATAATTCATTGTATTTCCCAGAATTCTGTGAAACTTTTCAGCGTAAGTTTCCTCACCTCATCATCATTTTTGTATGCCCAGTCGCATTCTGAAGATTCTTTATCTACAGTGGTACAAACCGTTGAGATCATCGGAAGAAAGTCTAAAGATTATACTTCCGACTATTCTTTTGCCGCCACTAAGATTGCTATGAAAAATAAAGATCTGCCTTTAACGCTTAATACCGTTACCAAAGAACTGATCACCGACCGCCAGGCCTTCCAGCTTGGAGATGTTATGAGAAACGTGAACGGAGTTTCTCCTTCCAGCTATTATAACCAATATAACATTCGGGGAATCAGCCAAAATGAAGAAGGACAGATCATCAATGGAATGCGGACAAGGCAATATTACTTTTTGCAGCCGATGACTTCCAATATAGAACGTGTAGAAATTTTCAAAGGTCCGGCAAGTATTACCATGTCCAGTGTAGATCCTGGAGGAACCATCAATATGGTCACGAAAAAACCCCTGTCTAATCCTCGTCATGAGATCAGTTTATCAGGAGGCAGCTTTGATACTTACCGCGTTACAACAGATCTTACAGGCCCTTTGAATAAGAGTAAGACCTTATTATATCGTTTTAACGGAGCTTACCAGAATGCCCATTCATTCAGGGATCATGTCAAGAACAGCGGTATTCTACTCTCTCCTTCCATCACCTTTGTTCCCAATGAAAAAACATCTGTGAATGTAGAAATGATTTTCAATGATCTTTATGGAAATCTGGACAGAGGTCAGCCTATTTTCGGGGCAGTTGCTGGAAAAACAGATTTGTACAGTACTCCAAGAACATTAAACCTTGGAGCACCCGATGATTTCTTTAAAACCAGAGAACTTATTATAATGGGAAGTGTTGCCCATCATTTTAACCCATCCATCAGCTTCAACGCTTCTTATATGAAGCAATACTGGAGAGAAAACCTTCAGGAACACAGAACCACCAATTCTTTTGTTCCCGATATGAATAACAACCCAGTTTCCAGCCTTGCCATGATGCAGTTTGTACAAAGAAAACAAAATTGGGCAACAGACAATATTAATGCTTATTTTAATTTTAAATTCAAAACAGGTTCTGTTCAGCATCAGGCTTTAATTGGCTATGACAGTCAGATTTGGGAAAAGCGTAAAGGCGGGCAGCAGAATGCAGCAAGAGGTTTTCTTTTAAAGAATGGCTCTGTGGTTTCATCCTACAATCCTGCAAAAGCTTCAGAGTATCAAACTACTAATTACAACGGAACACTCATTCCTAAACCGAATGTCACTCCGTTTGATCTGAACCCGGGAGCTGAAAATTATCAGGGTACGGATTTCAATACCCTTAATGTAATTACGCCTCTGCCTTCTGCTCTTACCACTACTCATGCTGCTTATATCCAGCATCTTTTTACCTGGAAAAAGTTTAAAATATTATCAGGGATACGCCATGAATGGTTTCAGGACATCACTAATTTCAAAGAATCCAATGAGTCTTCATTTCAAAACAACAAACTTCTGTACAGGTTCGGTATTACCTACAGCATAACGGATAACATCAATCTGTATGGGACTTTCCTTACCGGATATCAACCTCAGTCCAATACGGTAACATTGATGCCTAATACCTCCAGTCTTACAGGGTCTGCAGCGAGATTCAAACCTTTAACCTCAGATCTTAAAGAACTGGGAATCAAAGCACAGCTTTTTGGCAGAATCTCTCTGAATCTTGCAGTGTATGAGATCAACCAAAGAAATCTTATCATCAATGCCAATAATCCTTCAGAACCTGATGAGCTTATACAGCGTGGTGCCGACCGAAGCCGCGGATTTGAAGCCGAGTTTTCCGGACATATTCTCCCTCAATGGCATATTTACGGAGGCTACAGCTATATTGATGCAAAAATATTGGATGATACCCATCTGGACCTTGTGGGAAAAAGAAAAGAAAATACTTCTAAAAATTCCGTCAATATCTGGACACGCTACAATTTTTCAAATATTGAACTGATAAAAGACTTTGGAATTGGTGCAGGAATGCTTTACCAGAGTTCTAAAGTTCCGTGGTTCACAAGAAGTTTTGAACTTCCCGAATATACTACGATAGATGCTGCATTGTATTACACTCCGGCAAAGTCTGTTCAGCTCGCTTTTAACCTGAATAATATCACCAACAAAGTTTACTGGATCGGAGCTCAGAACTACCTAAGGTTATTTCCGGGAACTCCAAGAAATTATTTACTAACCGCTACTTACAAATTTTAA